A stretch of the Mycobacterium sp. ITM-2016-00317 genome encodes the following:
- a CDS encoding copper chaperone PCu(A)C translates to MSSKKFYALILLFAAALTGCGSPAQENGTPMASAVTLESPWARASDSAMTAVFGTLTAAGDREVHLVGASSPAAGRVEIHEIARGAGGMNTMQAKAGGITIPPGESHELAPGGDHLMLMELTGPLRPGADVELTLAFEDGSTLPVTAQVRDFAGGDEEYSGDHHGHG, encoded by the coding sequence ATGTCTAGCAAGAAGTTCTACGCACTCATCCTGCTGTTCGCTGCGGCACTGACGGGATGCGGGAGCCCGGCCCAGGAGAACGGCACACCGATGGCGTCGGCCGTGACGCTCGAGAGCCCGTGGGCCCGCGCGTCGGACTCGGCGATGACGGCCGTCTTCGGGACGCTCACCGCCGCAGGCGACCGGGAGGTCCACCTCGTCGGCGCGAGCTCGCCCGCGGCCGGGCGGGTGGAGATCCACGAGATCGCCCGGGGCGCAGGCGGGATGAACACCATGCAGGCCAAGGCCGGGGGCATCACCATCCCGCCGGGCGAGAGTCACGAACTGGCTCCCGGCGGTGATCACCTGATGCTGATGGAGCTCACCGGGCCGCTGCGGCCCGGCGCCGACGTCGAGCTGACCCTGGCCTTCGAGGACGGGTCGACGTTGCCGGTCACCGCGCAGGTCCGCGACTTCGCCGGCGGCGACGAGGAATACTCCGGCGACCACCACGGTCATGGCTGA